A DNA window from Niabella yanshanensis contains the following coding sequences:
- a CDS encoding chromate transporter — MLLRHLHFLKLVFLHSLTAFGGPQAHLAMMMKTFVKKTPYVTEQELMEYNAFCQLLPGASSTQTLTLIGYKRGGPVLAALTLLVWIFPACAIMCGLSFFVEYVEGTARHFDIFKYIVPMATGFLIFACISSLPYSVKNLVTSLIAIGCGAATFFFFGKPFFVPILILLGGFITNLSNKRIPQVEIKPGKIRWWNIWLFAIIFIVAGVVSEIARKNDWANRKPVNLFENSYRMGSLVFGGGNVLMPIMYEQYSVRPDAVKTRNPNAIHIDKKDMLTGIGIVRAVPGPVFSIASYSGGLALKDMGPAMQLLGGLIGMVGIFLPSALLVLFFFPIWNRLKKYSVIYRSLEGINASVLGIMVGSTFYILKDITLFDGTSRGFVNIGVVAGTAVILIFTRIPAPFIVAICVALGYFL; from the coding sequence ATGCTGCTCCGACATCTTCATTTTTTAAAGCTGGTTTTTCTGCATAGCCTTACTGCCTTCGGTGGTCCGCAGGCGCATTTAGCTATGATGATGAAAACTTTTGTAAAGAAGACACCCTATGTCACCGAGCAGGAGTTGATGGAATATAATGCCTTTTGCCAGCTTCTTCCGGGTGCATCTTCCACGCAAACATTAACGCTGATTGGCTACAAGAGAGGCGGGCCTGTTTTAGCGGCGCTCACTTTACTGGTTTGGATTTTTCCAGCCTGCGCTATTATGTGTGGCTTGTCTTTTTTTGTTGAATACGTAGAAGGCACAGCCAGGCATTTCGATATTTTTAAGTACATAGTACCGATGGCAACGGGTTTTTTGATATTTGCCTGCATTAGTTCTCTGCCCTACTCGGTAAAGAACCTGGTTACTTCGCTGATAGCAATCGGCTGTGGAGCGGCTACCTTTTTCTTCTTCGGAAAGCCTTTTTTTGTACCTATCCTTATTTTATTGGGTGGGTTTATTACTAATCTTAGCAACAAAAGAATACCACAGGTAGAGATAAAACCTGGTAAAATAAGGTGGTGGAATATCTGGTTGTTCGCTATTATTTTTATTGTTGCAGGGGTAGTCAGCGAGATAGCGAGGAAGAATGACTGGGCGAATAGAAAGCCTGTGAACTTATTTGAGAATTCTTACCGTATGGGAAGCCTGGTTTTTGGAGGCGGAAACGTATTAATGCCCATTATGTATGAGCAATACAGTGTTCGCCCGGATGCGGTAAAGACGAGAAATCCGAATGCTATTCATATCGACAAGAAGGATATGCTAACGGGAATCGGGATTGTTAGAGCTGTGCCGGGACCTGTGTTTTCCATTGCATCTTATAGCGGGGGGTTAGCTTTGAAGGATATGGGACCTGCTATGCAGCTTTTAGGAGGCTTAATTGGTATGGTGGGCATATTCCTGCCCAGTGCTTTACTGGTGCTTTTCTTCTTTCCTATATGGAACAGACTGAAGAAGTATTCTGTTATTTATCGGTCTTTAGAAGGTATTAATGCTTCCGTATTGGGAATAATGGTGGGTTCTACCTTTTATATATTGAAGGACATCACCCTTTTTGATGGCACCAGCCGGGGTTTTGTTAATATAGGAGTAGTAGCAGGTACTGCTGTAATACTGATATTTACGAGAATACCGGCACCTTTTATAGTGGCGATTTGCGTGGCATTAGGTTATTTTCTATAA
- the nadD gene encoding nicotinate (nicotinamide) nucleotide adenylyltransferase yields MTIGLYFGSFNPIHHAHLIIANHILNEKLADKVWFVVSPHNPLKETSSLLEENHRLHLVRTAIEDDSRMKASDIEFTLPRPSYTVVTLTHLTERYPQYQFKVIMGGDSFQNIRKWKNYEFILQHYPILVYNRPGFEIDNSLSDHVTVLNAPLLELSATAIRKLIKEKKSLKYLLPEKVITEIEKGGYYRK; encoded by the coding sequence ATGACCATTGGCCTGTATTTTGGTTCTTTTAATCCCATTCATCACGCTCATTTAATCATAGCTAACCATATTCTAAACGAAAAACTGGCTGATAAAGTATGGTTTGTAGTATCCCCCCATAATCCCCTGAAGGAAACCAGCTCGCTTTTAGAAGAAAATCACCGGCTACACCTGGTTAGAACAGCTATAGAAGACGATTCCAGGATGAAAGCCAGTGACATTGAATTTACACTTCCCCGCCCCTCTTATACCGTTGTAACACTTACACACCTTACAGAACGATATCCTCAATACCAATTTAAGGTCATCATGGGAGGAGATAGCTTTCAAAATATAAGAAAATGGAAGAATTACGAGTTTATCCTGCAGCATTACCCTATTCTTGTATACAACCGTCCAGGATTTGAAATAGATAATAGCTTATCTGACCATGTTACTGTACTCAATGCTCCCTTACTTGAATTGTCTGCCACCGCTATCCGGAAGCTCATTAAAGAGAAAAAAAGCTTGAAATATCTGCTGCCGGAAAAGGTAATCACAGAGATTGAGAAGGGCGGTTATTATAGAAAATAA
- a CDS encoding FeoA family protein, translating into MVNELLLSDLQPGQIATIVKFTTEEIFLKLMEMGCLPGEKIEVIQKALFNDPMSISVAGYLLSLRTDEAKQIVVNI; encoded by the coding sequence ATGGTAAACGAATTATTATTATCCGATCTGCAGCCTGGACAAATAGCTACCATTGTTAAGTTCACAACCGAAGAAATCTTCCTTAAATTAATGGAAATGGGTTGTCTTCCCGGCGAGAAAATAGAAGTTATACAGAAAGCTTTGTTCAATGATCCTATGTCTATATCAGTTGCAGGCTATTTATTAAGCCTGAGAACTGATGAAGCTAAACAAATAGTGGTTAATATATAA
- the ybeY gene encoding rRNA maturation RNase YbeY codes for MNINEFIVQFHFQKAIVLRERRKLKQFIADRLSKEGGKEGSEINFIFCSDDELLEINRNHLDHDYYTDIITFDLSEKGSKILVSDIYISVDRVRDNATTEGVATATELQRVIFHGLLHLIGYKDKSAAQEKEMRSMEEKWMADFTAFHS; via the coding sequence ATGAATATAAATGAGTTTATTGTACAATTCCACTTTCAGAAAGCTATTGTGCTAAGAGAACGTAGGAAGCTAAAGCAGTTTATAGCTGACAGGCTTTCCAAAGAGGGGGGAAAAGAAGGTTCTGAGATCAATTTTATCTTTTGTTCTGATGATGAACTGCTGGAAATCAATCGTAACCACCTTGATCATGACTATTACACTGATATTATTACGTTTGATTTATCGGAAAAGGGTTCAAAAATACTGGTTTCTGACATTTATATTAGTGTAGATAGGGTAAGAGATAACGCTACAACAGAGGGTGTAGCAACTGCTACGGAATTGCAGCGGGTTATTTTTCACGGATTGTTGCATTTGATAGGCTATAAAGATAAGTCTGCCGCACAGGAAAAAGAAATGAGATCGATGGAGGAGAAATGGATGGCGGATTTTACGGCGTTTCACAGCTAG
- the mnmG gene encoding tRNA uridine-5-carboxymethylaminomethyl(34) synthesis enzyme MnmG, with translation MFPEYDVIVVGAGHAGCEAAAAAANMGSKTLLVTMNMQTIAQMSCNPAMGGIAKGQIVREIDAMGGYSGIVTDLSMIQFRMLNRSKGPAMWSPRAQSDRMVFAAKWREMLEHTLNLDFYQDMVKGLLVKDKRVSGVITGLGHEIKAKAVVLTNGTFLNGIIHIGEKQFGGGRVAEKAASGITEQLVSLGFESDRLKTGTPPRVDGRSLDYTKMEVQEGDEDIVGFSFTDTEKISAKNQRCCWITYTSPEVHEILKTGFDRSPMFAGRIDGVGPRYCPSIEDKINRFADRDRHQLFVEPEGWNTVEIYVNGFSTSLPEDVQYKALRTVPGFENARLFRPGYAIEYDYFPPTQLTNTLETKLIGGLFFAGQINGTTGYEEAACQGLMAGINAHLNVHEQDALILKRSEAYIGVLIDDLINKGTEEPYRMFTSRAEYRTLLRQDNADARLTPLSYQLGLAKEERMEKIRQKNENVAGIKNILKNTVVTPDQINGFLESVNSSKITEKQRAEKILLRPNIELSDLSGALPFLDESLKNYSKEEMEQAAIQVKYDTYIEKEREIVTRMSEMESLTIPDSFDYGKLSSLGNEAKEKLNRIRPKTLGQASRISGINPSDVQILMVYMGR, from the coding sequence ATGTTTCCTGAATATGATGTAATAGTAGTTGGTGCAGGTCATGCTGGTTGCGAAGCAGCTGCTGCAGCGGCCAACATGGGTTCAAAAACTCTTTTAGTAACCATGAATATGCAGACAATTGCTCAAATGAGCTGCAATCCTGCTATGGGTGGCATTGCTAAGGGTCAGATCGTACGTGAGATTGATGCCATGGGCGGCTACTCAGGCATTGTAACTGATCTTTCTATGATCCAGTTCAGGATGCTGAACCGTTCTAAAGGCCCGGCCATGTGGAGCCCAAGGGCGCAGAGCGATCGAATGGTGTTTGCTGCCAAATGGAGGGAAATGCTGGAACACACACTTAACCTGGATTTTTATCAGGATATGGTGAAAGGACTATTAGTGAAAGACAAGCGTGTTTCGGGCGTTATTACCGGTCTTGGACATGAAATAAAAGCAAAAGCGGTTGTATTAACCAATGGCACTTTCCTTAATGGTATCATTCATATAGGAGAAAAACAATTTGGTGGTGGAAGGGTTGCTGAGAAAGCAGCCAGTGGTATTACAGAGCAATTGGTATCACTGGGTTTTGAAAGCGACCGTTTAAAAACAGGAACGCCACCCAGAGTAGATGGAAGAAGTCTGGATTACACCAAAATGGAAGTTCAGGAAGGGGATGAAGATATTGTAGGTTTTTCTTTTACAGATACAGAAAAGATCAGCGCAAAAAATCAACGCTGTTGCTGGATTACCTACACCAGCCCCGAAGTTCATGAAATATTAAAAACCGGTTTCGATAGAAGCCCCATGTTCGCTGGCCGGATAGATGGGGTTGGACCCAGGTATTGCCCCAGCATTGAAGATAAGATCAACCGTTTTGCAGACAGAGACCGTCACCAGCTTTTTGTTGAACCCGAGGGCTGGAACACCGTGGAAATTTATGTGAACGGGTTTTCTACTTCATTACCTGAAGACGTTCAATACAAAGCATTGAGAACGGTACCCGGATTTGAAAACGCACGCTTGTTCAGGCCCGGGTATGCCATTGAATACGATTATTTTCCACCTACACAGTTAACCAATACATTAGAGACCAAGTTAATTGGCGGTTTATTTTTTGCCGGACAAATTAATGGTACTACTGGTTATGAAGAAGCAGCCTGCCAGGGATTGATGGCCGGAATTAATGCCCACCTGAATGTGCACGAACAGGATGCGTTGATATTAAAACGAAGCGAAGCTTATATCGGTGTGTTAATTGATGATCTGATCAATAAAGGAACAGAAGAGCCTTACCGCATGTTTACTTCCCGCGCCGAGTATCGGACACTGCTGAGGCAGGATAACGCTGATGCCCGTTTAACGCCATTAAGCTATCAATTGGGTCTGGCTAAAGAAGAAAGAATGGAAAAGATCCGGCAAAAAAATGAAAATGTAGCCGGGATTAAAAATATACTTAAAAACACCGTTGTAACTCCCGATCAGATCAATGGATTCCTTGAATCCGTCAACTCTTCTAAAATAACAGAAAAACAAAGAGCAGAGAAAATATTGCTAAGACCAAATATAGAACTATCAGACCTTTCGGGAGCCTTGCCTTTTCTTGATGAATCGTTGAAGAACTATTCAAAAGAAGAGATGGAACAGGCCGCTATACAGGTGAAATATGATACTTATATTGAGAAAGAAAGGGAGATCGTTACCCGGATGAGTGAAATGGAAAGCCTGACTATTCCGGACAGTTTTGATTATGGAAAACTTTCGTCGCTGGGAAACGAAGCCAAAGAAAAGTTGAATAGGATTCGCCCGAAAACATTGGGACAGGCCAGCAGGATCTCTGGAATTAATCCAAGTGATGTTCAAATACTAATGGTTTATATGGGCAGATAA
- a CDS encoding M28 family peptidase, whose translation MQAYNVEGNTYKNVIASFGPEDAEILIIGAHYDVCGEQDGADDNASGVVGLLELARLLKNQMLPYRIDLVAYTLEEPPYFRTEHMGSYVHARSLFDKNHAVKGMVSLEMIGYYSDAPASQSYPVGLMKWIYGDRGDYITLALNSFSGSFANQFKRLYFENNSISAKSFKVPGFIGGVDLSDHRNYWKFGYSALMVTNTAFFRNGNYHRVTDQLFTLNLAKMGLTIDGIFRTIKHIK comes from the coding sequence ATGCAGGCGTATAACGTAGAAGGCAATACTTACAAAAACGTTATTGCCTCTTTTGGGCCTGAAGACGCTGAAATACTGATAATAGGCGCTCACTATGATGTGTGTGGTGAACAGGATGGCGCCGATGATAATGCCAGCGGTGTGGTAGGCCTCCTGGAGCTGGCCAGGCTTCTAAAAAATCAAATGTTGCCATACAGGATTGATCTCGTGGCTTATACCCTGGAAGAGCCACCCTATTTTAGAACAGAGCATATGGGCAGCTATGTGCACGCCCGATCATTGTTTGACAAAAACCATGCGGTTAAAGGAATGGTTTCCCTGGAAATGATTGGATACTATTCTGATGCACCAGCCTCTCAATCTTATCCTGTTGGATTGATGAAATGGATTTACGGGGATCGGGGCGACTACATTACTTTGGCGCTGAACTCCTTTAGCGGAAGTTTTGCCAATCAGTTTAAACGGTTATACTTTGAAAATAATTCTATTAGTGCCAAATCTTTCAAGGTTCCGGGGTTTATAGGCGGGGTCGATCTTTCAGATCACAGGAATTACTGGAAATTTGGATACAGCGCTCTTATGGTAACTAATACCGCATTCTTCCGTAATGGTAATTATCACCGGGTCACTGATCAGTTGTTCACACTTAACCTGGCTAAAATGGGATTAACGATAGACGGAATTTTCAGGACAATTAAACACATTAAATAA